A stretch of Cicer arietinum cultivar CDC Frontier isolate Library 1 chromosome 5, Cicar.CDCFrontier_v2.0, whole genome shotgun sequence DNA encodes these proteins:
- the LOC101493852 gene encoding SPX domain-containing protein 2-like isoform X1, which translates to MKFWKILKKLIEQTLPEWRDKFLSYKILKKQLKVMCPKDAQTPLGLDVDQVNHFLYLLEVEIDKFNVFFVNKEEEYVIKWKELQDRVGRAMDYSDVELMSLGREIVDFHGEMVLLMNYSALNYTGLVKIIKKHDKRTGALLRLPFIQEVLNQPFFETDVLNVLVKECEMILSILFTKNDGASCPSSSTSEEQGCGSKSNMIVDENKEKLMHVPKELSEIENMENAFIKLTLSALQTLEEIRGRSSTLKCKE; encoded by the exons ATGAAATTCTGGAAGATCTTGAAGAAGTTGATCGAGCAGACCCTGCCCGAATGGCGTGACAAGTTCTTGTCTTACAAAATCTTGAAGAAACAATTGAAGGTTATGTGTCCCAAAGATGCTCAAACTCCTCTCGGGTTGGACGTTGACCAGGTCAACCACTTTCTTTACCTATTGGAGGTCGAAATTGATAAGTTCAATGTTTTCTTTGTTAACAAGGAAGAGGAATACGTCATCAAATGGAAG GAGTTGCAAGACAGGGTTGGCAGAGCCATGGATTATTCAGATGTGGAGTTGATGTCATTAGGAAGAGAAATAGTGGATTTTCATGGAGAGATGGTTTTGTTAATGAACTATAGTGCACTTAACTACACAG GTCTAGTGAAGATAATAAAGAAACATGATAAGCGAACCGGTGCACTACTCCGCTTGCCTTTTATCCAAGAAGTGCTGAACCAACCCTTTTTCGAAACTGATGTGCTTAATGTCCTCGTTAAGGAGTGTGAGATGATACTAAGCATTCTTTTCACCAAGAATGATGGAGCTTCTTGTCCAAGCTCATCAACTAGTGAGGAACAAGGGTGTGGCTCCAAGTCCAATATGATTGTTGATGAAAATAAAGAGAAGCTGATGCATGTTCCTAAAGAACTTtctgaaattgaaaatatggAGAATGCATTCATCAAGCTAACTTTATCAGCATTGCAAACATTAGAAGAAATTCGAGGTCGAAGCTCGACG CTCAAATGCAAAGAGTAA
- the LOC101502252 gene encoding uncharacterized protein, whose amino-acid sequence MAPISTDQLYLFHKMDREIFSCLVIKLGRSPSQSLLVMALWLWLEYIGYPNLVSKLIDLPRILINLVAQEAVSCLNCLEFDDFHIPYNGVLTLTSALMQKEISLQLFKLKKFTAIAGIKNVLNKICARIFKDILLRILGSPYMGKLLPYAYRPVIVPGFPHRLFGDFNSPPTNFVQLDLSDPRIWNKNRLFDDVLDGEKTIFLTFSRGFPVTEEEVKFVFTSTFGINCIKNLQMGNKGLRDQTLFATMVVNDVETLDRILNGKHIAKFRINGKHIWARKYERRE is encoded by the coding sequence ATGGCACCCATTTCTACTGACCAACTCTATCTATTTCACAAAATGGATCGTGAAATATTTTCATGTCTAGTCATAAAATTGGGTCGTTCCCCTTCTCAATCTCTTTTAGTCATGGCCTTGTGGCTTTGGCTAGAATACATTGGTTATCCTAATCTTGTTTCAAAATTGATTGATCTTCCTCGTATATTAATAAATCTTGTGGCACAAGAAGCTGTATCTTGCTTGAATTGTTTGGAGTTTGATGATTTTCATATCCCATATAATGGTGTCTTGACTCTAACTTCAGCGTTAATGCAAAAAGAAATTTCACTTCAACTCTTCAAACTCAAAAAGTTCACTGCTATAGCCGGTATTAAAAATgttctaaataaaatatgtgctagaatttttaaagatattttgtTACGTATTTTGGGTAGTCCTTATATGGGAAAATTACTACCTTATGCTTATAGACCCGTGATTGTTCCCGGTTTTCCTCATCGATTATTTGGTGATTTTAATTCACCACCAACAAATTTTGTGCAACTTGATTTGTCTGATCCTAGGATATGGAATAAAAATAGACTATTTGATGATGTATTAGATGGTGAAAAAACTATATTCTTAACATTTTCTAGGGGATTTCCGGTTACTGAAGAGGAGGTGAAATTTGTTTTTACAAGCACTTTTGGGATAAATTGTATCAAGAATTTGCAAATGGGGAATAAAGGTTTACGTGACCAAACTTTATTTGCAACTATGGTTGTGAATGATGTGGAAACACTTGATCGAATTCTGAATGGGAAACACATTGCAAAGTTCCGTATCAATGGTAAACATATTTGGGCTCGTAAGTATGAGCGTCGAGAATAA
- the LOC101493852 gene encoding SPX domain-containing protein 2-like isoform X2: MKFWKILKKLIEQTLPEWRDKFLSYKILKKQLKVMCPKDAQTPLGLDVDQVNHFLYLLEVEIDKFNVFFVNKEEEYVIKWKELQDRVGRAMDYSDVELMSLGREIVDFHGEMVLLMNYSALNYTGLVKIIKKHDKRTGALLRLPFIQEVLNQPFFETDVLNVLVKECEMILSILFTKNDGASCPSSSTSEEQGCGSKSNMIVDENKEKLMHVPKELSEIENMENAFIKLTLSALQTLEEIRGRSSTVSIF; encoded by the exons ATGAAATTCTGGAAGATCTTGAAGAAGTTGATCGAGCAGACCCTGCCCGAATGGCGTGACAAGTTCTTGTCTTACAAAATCTTGAAGAAACAATTGAAGGTTATGTGTCCCAAAGATGCTCAAACTCCTCTCGGGTTGGACGTTGACCAGGTCAACCACTTTCTTTACCTATTGGAGGTCGAAATTGATAAGTTCAATGTTTTCTTTGTTAACAAGGAAGAGGAATACGTCATCAAATGGAAG GAGTTGCAAGACAGGGTTGGCAGAGCCATGGATTATTCAGATGTGGAGTTGATGTCATTAGGAAGAGAAATAGTGGATTTTCATGGAGAGATGGTTTTGTTAATGAACTATAGTGCACTTAACTACACAG GTCTAGTGAAGATAATAAAGAAACATGATAAGCGAACCGGTGCACTACTCCGCTTGCCTTTTATCCAAGAAGTGCTGAACCAACCCTTTTTCGAAACTGATGTGCTTAATGTCCTCGTTAAGGAGTGTGAGATGATACTAAGCATTCTTTTCACCAAGAATGATGGAGCTTCTTGTCCAAGCTCATCAACTAGTGAGGAACAAGGGTGTGGCTCCAAGTCCAATATGATTGTTGATGAAAATAAAGAGAAGCTGATGCATGTTCCTAAAGAACTTtctgaaattgaaaatatggAGAATGCATTCATCAAGCTAACTTTATCAGCATTGCAAACATTAGAAGAAATTCGAGGTCGAAGCTCGACGGTAAGCATTTTCTAA
- the LOC101494181 gene encoding protein BUNDLE SHEATH DEFECTIVE 2, chloroplastic-like, with protein sequence MVSTLCPTPSRLGAKKFPVQTLKCLSIGIELESRSNTNRKHLRLNYVFQFQGPPPAHKYCLVTAKGTNGNQRNTKPNSVICADCDGNGAVLCSQCKGSGVNSVDIFNGQFKAGDSCWLCGGRKEMLCGNCNGAGFVGGFMSTYDQ encoded by the exons ATGGTTTCTACGTTGTGCCCAACACCTTCACGTCTTGGTGCTAAAAAATTTCCTGttcaaactttaaaatgtttAAGCATCGGCATTGAATTAGAAAGCCGTTCAAATACAAATCGAAAACATTTGAGGCTCAATTATGTGTTCCAATTCCAAGGCCCTCCTCCTGCTCATAAATATTGCCTTGTCACTGCAAAG GGTACAAATGGTAACCAACGAAACACAAAACCAAATAGTGTGATTTGTGCTGATTGTGATGGAAACG GGGCTGTTCTGTGCTCTCAATGCAAAGGTAGTGGAGTGAACTCTGTTGATATTTTCAATGGACAGTTTAAAGCTGGTGACTCCTGTTGGCTTTGCGG AGGTAGGAAGGAGATGTTATGTGGCAATTGCAATGGAGCTGGCTTTGTTGGTGGCTTCATGAGCACTTATGATCAGTAG
- the LOC101492886 gene encoding DEAD-box ATP-dependent RNA helicase 15-like, which produces MGEPKDEAYEEELLDYEEEDDKAPDSIGAKVNGEVTKKGYVGIHSSGFRDFLLKPELLRAIVDSGFEHPSEVQHECIPQAILGMDVLCQAKSGMGKTAVFVLSTLQQIDPVPGQVSALVLCHTRELAYQICHEFERFSTYLSDLKVAVFYGGVNIKVHKDLLKNECPHIVVGTPGRVLALARDKDLSLKNVRHFVLDECDKMLESLDMRKDVQDIFKLTPHDKQVMMFSATLNKEIRPVCKKFMQDPMEIYVDDEAKLTLHGLVQHYIKLKEEEKNRKLNDLLDALDFNQVVIFVKSVSRAAELDKLLVECNFPSICIHSGMSQEERLKRYKGFKEGHTRILVATDLVGRGIDIERVNIVINYDMPDSADTYLHRVGRAGRFGTKGLAITFVSCSSDVDVLNNVQSRFEVDIKQLPEQIDTSTYMPS; this is translated from the exons ATGGGAGAACCTAAAGATGAAGCCTACGAGGAAGAGCTTCTCGACTACGAGGAAGAAGATGACAAAGCTCCCGACTCCATCGGAGCTAAAGTCAACGGCGAAGTCACCAAGAA GGGCTATGTCGGAATCCACAGTTCAGGATTTAGAGATTTTCTTCTGAAACCAGAGCTTCTTCGGGCTATTGTCGACTCGGGATTTGAACATCCTTCTGAAG TGCAACATGAGTGTATACCTCAAGCAATCCTTGGAATGGATGTACTGTGTCAAGCTAAATCTGGAATGGGAAAGACTGCTGTCTTTGTTCTCTCGACTTTGCAGCAGATTGATCCTGTTCCAGGTCAAGTTTCTGCACTTGTTCTGTGTCATACAAGAGAACTAGCTTACCAG ATATGCCATGAGTTTGAGAGGTTTAGTACCTACTTATCCGATCTCAAGGTTGCTGTCTTTTATGGTGGAGTCAACATCAAAGTTCACAAGGATCTGTTGAAAAATGAGTGCCCTCATATTGTTGTTGGAACTCCTGGAAGAGTGCTAGCATTGGCTAGGGATAAGGATCTTTctttgaagaatgttagacatttCGTTTTAGATGAATGTGATAAGATGCTCGAATCACTGG ACATGAGGAAAGATGTTCAAGACATTTTCAAGTTGACTCCCCATGATAAACAAGTTATGATGTTTTCAGCAACACTCAACAAGGAAATCCGACCAGTCTGCAAAAAGTTTATGCAAGAT CCTATGGAAATCTATGTTGATGATGAAGCCAAGTTAACCCTTCATGGACTTGTGCAG CACTACATCAAGTTGAAAGAGGAGGAGAAAAACCGCAAGTTAAATGATCTTCTCGATGCGCTAGACTTCAACCAAGTTGTTATCTTTGTGAAAAGCGTTAGTAGAGCAGCCGAGCTTGACAAACTACTTGTAGAATGCAACTTTCCATCTATATGCATTCATTCTGGCATGTCCCAGGAGGAAAG gtTAAAGCGTTATAAAGGTTTCAAGGAGGGGCATACAAGGATTCTTGTTGCAACGGATTTGGTTGGTAGGGGGATTGACATTGAGCGTGTCAATATTGTTATAAACTATGACATGCCTGATTCTGCAGACACTTACTTGCACAGG GTTGGGCGAGCTGGAAGATTTGGTACCAAAGGCCTTGCGATCACATTTGTTTCGTGTTCTTCTGATGTTGATGTTCTCAACAAT GTTCAGTCAAGGTTTGAGGTAGATATAAAACAGCTTCCTGAGCAGATTGATACCTCTACCTACA TGCCGTCATAG